In Eulemur rufifrons isolate Redbay chromosome 29, OSU_ERuf_1, whole genome shotgun sequence, one DNA window encodes the following:
- the NFE2L3 gene encoding nuclear factor erythroid 2-related factor 3, which produces MKHLKPWWSAGGGLLHLTILLSLAGLHVDLDLYLLLPQPTLLRDELLLLGGPASSAHALSPFPASGGWGRAGWLHPKGREPDPAAAPEGHLLREVRALGVPFIPRTRVDAWLVHSVAAGDTDTAHGLLGAAASSAGGVGASLDGGSQAAQGGGGDPRATQSSPLAAEEEENEEKAPAEPTAQVPDAGGCASEESEVLREKCEAVDHSSQQEENEERVSAQKEKSLQQNNEDENKIADKPDWEAEKTTESRNERHLNGTDTSFSLEDLFQLLSSQPENSLEGISLGGISPLLGSINDVMNSSAHYNVNFSQAISHDVNLHEAMLVCPNSTFRRDPVTRTSQAQEPFLQLTSHTINAEQTLSGTNLTGFLPPVDNQTRNLTSQDLLYDLDVNIFDEINLMSLATEEDFNPMEVSQLFEEPDSDSGLSLNSSHNSISVTKSNSSHSVYDEEGAIGYSSDLESVSHHDLEGAVGGYYAEPSKLCHMDHRSDSGFHGDLTFQHVFHNHTYHLQPSAPESTSESFSWPGKSQKIRSRYLDDTDRNLSRDERRAKALHIPFSVDEIVRMPVDSFNSMLSRYYLTDLQVSLIRDIRRRGKNKVAAQNCRKRKLDIILNLEDDVCNLQAKKEILKRERAQCNKAINLMKQKLHDLYHDVFSRLRDDQGRPVNPNQYALQCSHDGSVLIVPKELVTSGHKKETQKGKRKSERRN; this is translated from the exons ATGAAGCACCTGAAGCCGTGGTGGTCGGCCGGCGGCGGCCTCCTGCACCTCACCATCCTGCTGAGCTTGGCGGGGCTCCACGTGGACCTGGACCTCTACCTGCTGCTGCCGCAGCCCACCCTGCTCCGGGATGAGCTGCTGCTTCTGGGCGGCCCGGCCAGCTCCGCCCACGCGCTCAGCCCCTTCCCGGCCTCGGGAGGGTGGGGGCGCGCGGGCTGGCTGCACCCCAAGGGCCGGGAGCCGGACCCCGCAGCGGCGCCCGAGGGCCACCTGCTCCGGGAGGTGCGCGCGCTAGGGGTCCCGTTCATCCCCCGCACCCGGGTGGATGCGTGGCTGGTGCACAGCGTGGCGGCAGGGGACACGGACACGGCCCACGGGCTGCTCGGCGCCGCTGCCTCGTCGGCCGGAGGAGTAGGCGCCAGCTTGGACGGCGGCAGCCAGGCTGCTCAGGGGGGCGGCGGGGACCCGCGAGCGACTCAGAGTAGCCCCTTGGCCgccgaggaggaggagaatgaggaGAAGGCACCCGCGGAACCGACGGCTCAGGTGCCGGACGCTGGCGGATGCGCGAGCGAG GAGAGTGAGGTACTAAGAGAGAAGTGTGAAGCTGTGGATCACAGTTCTCAgcaggaggaaaatgaagaaagggTGTCAGCCCAGAAGGAGAAATCACTACAGCAGaataatgaagatgaaaacaaaatagcAGATAAACCTGACTGGGAGGCAGAAAAGACCACTGAGTCTAGAAATGAG AGACATCTAAATGGGACAGATACATCTTTCTCTCTGGAAGACTTATTCCAGTTGCTTTCATCACAGCCTGAAAATTCACTGGAG GGCATCTCATTGGGAGGTATTTCTCCTCTTCTAGGCAGTATCAATGATGTCATGAATTCTTCAGCACATTATAATGTAAATTTTAGCCAGGCTATAAGTCACGATGTGAATCTTCATGAGGCCATGTTGGTGTGTCCCAACAGTACATTTAGAAGAGATCCAGTAACAAGGACTTCACAGGCACAAGAACCATTTCTGCAGTTAACTTCTCATACCATCAACGCTGAGCAAACCCTTAGTGGAACTAATTTGACAGGATTTCTCCCACCTGTTGACAATCAGACGAGGAATCTAACAAGCCAAGACCTACTATATGACCTTGATGTAAATATATTTGATGAGATAAACTTAATGTCATTGGCCACAGAAGAAGATTTTAATCCAATGGAAGTTTCccaactttttgaagaaccagATTCTGATTCTGGCCTTTCTTTAAATTCAAGTCACAACAGCATCTCTGTCACCAAGTCTAATTCTTCTCATTCTGTGTATGATGAAGAAGGTGCTATAGGTTATAGCAGTGACCTTGAATCTGTTTCTCATCATGACTTAGAAGGGGCTGTAGGAGGCTACTATGCAGAACCCAGTAAGCTTTGTCACATGGATCATAGGAGTGATTCTGGTTTCCATGGGGATCTTACATTTCAACACGTATTTCATAACCACACTTACCACTTACAGCCAAGTGCACCAGAATCCACTTCTGAATCCTTTTCATGGCCTGGGAAGTCACAGAAAATAAGGAGTAGGTACCTTGATGACACAGATAGAAACTTGAGCCGTGATGAACGACGTGCTAAAGCGCTGCATATCCCTTTTTCTGTAGATGAAATTGTCCGTATGCCTGTGGATTCTTTCAACAGCATGTTAAGTAGGTACTATCTGACAGACCTACAAGTCTCGCTCATCCGTGATATCCGacgaagagggaaaaataaagtagCCGCTCAGAACTGTCGTAAACGCAAATTAGACATAATTTTGAATCTAGAAGATGATGTATGTAACTTGCaagcaaagaaggaaatcctTAAGAGAGAACGAGCCCAATGTAACAAAGCTATTAACTTAATGAAACAGAAACTGCATGACCTTTATCATGATGTTTTTAGTAGGTTAAGAGATGACCAAGGTAGGCCAGTCAATCCAAATCAGTATGCTCTTCAGTGCAGTCATGATGGAAGTGTTTTGATCGTACCCAAAGAACTGGTGACCTCAGGCCACAAAAAGGAAAcccaaaagggaaagagaaaaagtgagAGAAGAAACTGA